The Candidatus Saccharimonadales bacterium nucleotide sequence GGTTCGAACCAAACGAAAAATCACCGATGACTCGGTGATTTGTCTTGGCAGGGGCGCGTGGAATCGAACCACGATCCTAGGTTTTGGAGACCCATATACTAACCGTTGTACTACGCCCCTATAACAAACCATATTGTATCAGATAGACTCATGGCGTCCAAGTAGCAGAATATTAACTGTCGGCTAATCTGAATATCCATACTCGCATATACATTATCAAAAATAGTAAAACTTAACTATTATTGAATAGTAGCTGTTTATATTGTTATATTATATATACTGTTTGTACAATCTGAGAGGAAGTAAAATGCCTTCACGAAGACTGACAGCATTCAATCCTGACAGACTCGCGCAAGAGCTTCACCACAAATCCAGGGACATCGGGTCGCTGAAAAGCAATCAGAAGGTAGACGATACGTCTTCAAATGGTAGGCATTCATGCCAACATCCAGAAGACTGCATTCTGCCCTCAGTGGGATGCACACCCTGTACAGCCGCACGGATGTAGATGATGTACGAGCAGGCCTTTCCGAAGTATCTTCGGCAAGGCATTGTTCTTTTATATACATTCATAGCAGATGATATAAGCCTAATTTAATCACAATAAAGTAAATATTTTGAATATTTACTAGTTGGAACGTCATATATAGCGTATTATTCATAAATAAAACACTAGCGGTTTAAATTTATAGGGCGTATAATTAAGATACTAACTGGAGGTGATTGTATGAATGAAGAGCATTTCATTGAACGCAATAATTGGGTGAGAAATGTGCCCGACCCCCAGCATCATTACAGTCTTATATTTCATACAAATAAACATCTTGGACGAACAGCCCTTAAAGGATTCGCAAGTGTCCGAGATGTCCTTAGCCGTGACGTAAGCTTTCGTCGCCCTACTAAGCTGATATCTCCAGCTATCACCAAAAAGGCAAGTGCATTTTATGATCGTTTATCGAATCTGAAAAAACTTGTAAAAATATCACATGAAATTCTTGCAAGCTCAAGTACCGTCATGCTACCAGTGAACATGTTCCCAGATACAATTGTGGTTGATAGGACAAAAATAACAATTACTAAACGAACATTTTTCTGGTCGGCTAGTGTCATCGGTATACGTATCGAAGACGTTTTAAATGTTGGTATTAGCACAGGTCCACTTTTTGGCTCACTGACTATATCAAGCCGTGTCATGAACTCGACAGACCATTTTGAAGTTAATTACTTATGGCGAAAAGATGCTGAAAAATTAAAGCATATAATACAAGGATATATAATTGCACAGCACAACTCAATTGATACAAAAGATCTCTCGAGAGAGGAGTTGATTGAGACACTGCTTGAAATCGGGTGCGACTCGGAATAAGTTATATCCTAAACTAGTCAGCTTGGCTACATATTTGCTATACTCACAGTATGAAGTTATTACAGTTGTCTAAGCCTCACATGTTAATCATGGTGGGCATTGCTGGTTCCGGTAAGAGTTTTTTTGCCGAAAAGTTTGCCGATACATTTCAGGCACCACTTATCAGTGATAATCAACTTGGTCGACATCTTGCAGATTTCGGGCTACATAGCTCTGAATCAGACCATCTTCTTAAGAAACTCACAGATCTTCAGTTAAACGAGCTATTAAAAACTGGCCGTACTATTATTCTTGATATCGACAGTGACACCACTTCCGATCGCGCGCTACTCGCCACAAAAGCCCGTAAAAATAACTATGAAACACTTATTATCTGGGTTCAGACGGATCAAGTGACCGCTATTGACAGGGTCGTCAAGCCGAGTAAACAAGCGACGAGTCGCGTCATGAATAAAGATCAATATGAGCGTCATCTAAAGCGCTTCATGCCGCCGACATCGACAGAAAATACTGTTGTTGTCAGCGGAAGACACACCTATGCAACACAGGCAAAGGTTGTCCTTAAGAAGCTATCTGGCCCACGTGCAGAAAATGCCAAGATACAGACTGTACCTTCACGCGAGGTTATTAAGCAAACTACACCAGCTCGTCGTAACATAACAATTCGCTAGGATAACTTGTGCCAATTATAGAAGATGCGGAATTTGGTAACATCACCGTTCGTCGAAGCGCTAAGGCTTCTCACGTACGTATACGTGTTGCACCAAACGGTACACTTCGTGCGTCTCTACCGCTATACGCTCCGTTGTTTGTCGTTAAGAGACTCATAAAAAATTCCCGCAAAGAGCTTCAGCAAATGCTTCTTGAACATCACGGGGAAACGCACTACGAGGCTGGGATGCAGATTGGTAAAAGTCATAGTCTCATAGTCAGAAATGATGCGACGAGCTTGTCCGTGAAGCGCCATGGTCAGCAAATTGTCTTAACACTGCCTACTGAAAACACTCTAAATGATAACGAAGTAGCTTCAGTACTTCGCCCGGTAATCATCAGTGCACTGCGCCTTGAAGCTAAAAGTTATCTTCCAAAACGCCTAAGTTACTTGGCAAAAAACGGTAACTTTAGCTACGATTCAGTCCGGTTTTCGCATGCAAGCGGGCGATGGGGTAGCTGCAGCAGCAATGGAACAATAAGCTTGAATATAGCGCTCATGAAGCTCCCGTTCGAGCTTATTGACTACGTGCTTGTTCATGAACTTTCACATACGGTCCACATGAATCATTCTGAAGAATTTT carries:
- a CDS encoding SprT family zinc-dependent metalloprotease, yielding MPIIEDAEFGNITVRRSAKASHVRIRVAPNGTLRASLPLYAPLFVVKRLIKNSRKELQQMLLEHHGETHYEAGMQIGKSHSLIVRNDATSLSVKRHGQQIVLTLPTENTLNDNEVASVLRPVIISALRLEAKSYLPKRLSYLAKNGNFSYDSVRFSHASGRWGSCSSNGTISLNIALMKLPFELIDYVLVHELSHTVHMNHSEEFWELVSSGDPAYRIHRRDLKKETPSI
- a CDS encoding AAA family ATPase, encoding MKLLQLSKPHMLIMVGIAGSGKSFFAEKFADTFQAPLISDNQLGRHLADFGLHSSESDHLLKKLTDLQLNELLKTGRTIILDIDSDTTSDRALLATKARKNNYETLIIWVQTDQVTAIDRVVKPSKQATSRVMNKDQYERHLKRFMPPTSTENTVVVSGRHTYATQAKVVLKKLSGPRAENAKIQTVPSREVIKQTTPARRNITIR